In one window of Brachyhypopomus gauderio isolate BG-103 chromosome 16, BGAUD_0.2, whole genome shotgun sequence DNA:
- the LOC143477172 gene encoding transmembrane protein 87A isoform X5 encodes MATAVTDSLLSAQRRVILFIFVIISILITPLRAVSEPGKWFLNVDNDIIKKQSYFYFSKTLFNNSQIDLRWVSEECNTPVNLGISWHLRSSRCYDEVFNLDAQKAKDYFDSKAVLQNGDRGFYSSHTYSPIECHQHMTGNKLAVSVLDKPIPFPQPTTSETVVKRRRDTEIPVTTTKESSKDMKSKNKTQIGVGDPTSTHYRVAQAWEDGPYMFIIKIAEMNQVVDTKWSIKLEVSMNGPYQYISASEWPLMIFYMVMCIVYVLLGVLWLALSACYWRDLLRIQFWIGGVIFLGMLEKAVYYAEFQSIRYDGLSVQGAVVFAEALSAVKRTLARVLVIIASLGYGIVKPRLGALLHRVVGVGLLYLSFSIVEGVLRVNSVRQSG; translated from the exons ATGGCAACTGCCGTAACGGACTCGTTATTATCAGCGCAACGGAGAGTAATATTGTTTATATTTGTCATTATTTCCATTCTGATCACACCGCTTAGAGCAGTGTCGGAGCCGGGGAAATGGTTTCTGAACGTGGACAAC GACATAATAAAGAAGCAGTCCTATTTTTATTTCTCAAAGACATTGTTTAATAACTCCCAAATTGACCTCAGAT GGGTCAGTGAAGAATGCAACACTCCTGTAAACCTGGGTATATCATGGCATCTACGCAGCTCCCGATGCTATGATGAGGTGTTTAACTTGGAT GCACAAAAGGCAAAAGATTACTTTGACTCAAAAGCAGTGCTCCAGAATGGTGATCGTGGTTTCTACAGCAGCCACACATATAGTCCGATTGAGTGCCACCAGCACATGACTGGAAATAAG TTGGCAGTGTCCGTGCTTGATAAGCCAATACCTTTTCCACAACCG ACAACATCTGAGACTGTGGTGAAGAGGCGGAGAGATACAGAG ATTCCAGTTACTACTACCAAAGAGTCAAGCAAAGACAtgaaaagcaaaaacaaaacccaAATTGGTGTCGGTGATCCG acctctacacactacagagtGGCACAGGCATGGGAAGACGGTCCTTACATGTTCATCATCAAGATTGCTGAGATGAACCAGGTTGTAGACACAAAATGGAGCATCAAGT TGGAGGTCAGCATGAATGGGCCTTACCAGTATATATCAGCCTCTGAGTGGCCTTTGATGATC TTCTACATGGTGATGTGCATCGTTTACGTGTTGCTCGGTGTACTGTGGCTGGCTCTTTCGGCCTGCTACTGGAGAGACCTGCTACGGATCCAGTTCTGGATTGGAGGGGTAATTTTCCTGGGCATGCTAGAGAAGGCTGTCTACTATGCAGAGTTTCAGAGCATCCGCTACGATGGCCTTTCAG TCCAAGGAGCTGTGGTATTTGCTGAGGCTCTCTCTGCTGTGAAGAGAACTCTGGCTCGAGTGCTCGTGATCATAGCCAGCCTCGGCTATGGCATTGTCAA ACCTAGGCTTGGAGCCCTGCTGCACAGGGTGGTAGGTGTCGGCCTGCTCTACCTCAGCTTCTCCATCGTAGAAGGTGTCCTGAGGGTCAACTCGGTAAGACAGAGCG
- the LOC143477172 gene encoding transmembrane protein 87A isoform X4, whose translation MATAVTDSLLSAQRRVILFIFVIISILITPLRAVSEPGKWFLNVDNDIIKKQSYFYFSKTLFNNSQIDLRWVSEECNTPVNLGISWHLRSSRCYDEVFNLDAQKAKDYFDSKAVLQNGDRGFYSSHTYSPIECHQHMTGNKLAVSVLDKPIPFPQPTTSETVVKRRRDTEIPVTTTKESSKDMKSKNKTQIGVGDPTSTHYRVAQAWEDGPYMFIIKIAEMNQVVDTKWSIKLEVSMNGPYQYISASEWPLMIFYMVMCIVYVLLGVLWLALSACYWRDLLRIQFWIGGVIFLGMLEKAVYYAEFQSIRYDGLSVQGAVVFAEALSAVKRTLARVLVIIASLGYGIVKPRLGALLHRVVGVGLLYLSFSIVEGVLRVNSVRQSGARRLQQATV comes from the exons ATGGCAACTGCCGTAACGGACTCGTTATTATCAGCGCAACGGAGAGTAATATTGTTTATATTTGTCATTATTTCCATTCTGATCACACCGCTTAGAGCAGTGTCGGAGCCGGGGAAATGGTTTCTGAACGTGGACAAC GACATAATAAAGAAGCAGTCCTATTTTTATTTCTCAAAGACATTGTTTAATAACTCCCAAATTGACCTCAGAT GGGTCAGTGAAGAATGCAACACTCCTGTAAACCTGGGTATATCATGGCATCTACGCAGCTCCCGATGCTATGATGAGGTGTTTAACTTGGAT GCACAAAAGGCAAAAGATTACTTTGACTCAAAAGCAGTGCTCCAGAATGGTGATCGTGGTTTCTACAGCAGCCACACATATAGTCCGATTGAGTGCCACCAGCACATGACTGGAAATAAG TTGGCAGTGTCCGTGCTTGATAAGCCAATACCTTTTCCACAACCG ACAACATCTGAGACTGTGGTGAAGAGGCGGAGAGATACAGAG ATTCCAGTTACTACTACCAAAGAGTCAAGCAAAGACAtgaaaagcaaaaacaaaacccaAATTGGTGTCGGTGATCCG acctctacacactacagagtGGCACAGGCATGGGAAGACGGTCCTTACATGTTCATCATCAAGATTGCTGAGATGAACCAGGTTGTAGACACAAAATGGAGCATCAAGT TGGAGGTCAGCATGAATGGGCCTTACCAGTATATATCAGCCTCTGAGTGGCCTTTGATGATC TTCTACATGGTGATGTGCATCGTTTACGTGTTGCTCGGTGTACTGTGGCTGGCTCTTTCGGCCTGCTACTGGAGAGACCTGCTACGGATCCAGTTCTGGATTGGAGGGGTAATTTTCCTGGGCATGCTAGAGAAGGCTGTCTACTATGCAGAGTTTCAGAGCATCCGCTACGATGGCCTTTCAG TCCAAGGAGCTGTGGTATTTGCTGAGGCTCTCTCTGCTGTGAAGAGAACTCTGGCTCGAGTGCTCGTGATCATAGCCAGCCTCGGCTATGGCATTGTCAA ACCTAGGCTTGGAGCCCTGCTGCACAGGGTGGTAGGTGTCGGCCTGCTCTACCTCAGCTTCTCCATCGTAGAAGGTGTCCTGAGGGTCAACTCGGTAAGACAGAGCG gaGCAAGGAGGCTCCAGCAGGCTACTGTGTGA